The following are from one region of the Achromobacter xylosoxidans genome:
- a CDS encoding ATP-dependent Clp protease proteolytic subunit: MQDVMQYVPMVVEQSGRGERSFDIYSRLLRDRIIFLNGEVNDSVSALVCAQLLFLESENPTKPIHLYINSPGGVITSGLAMYDTMQFITAPVHTLCMGTARSMGSFLLMAGEPGERCALANASVHVHQPLGGFQGQASDVLIHAEEMRRTKDRVTRVYAQHCGRSYEDVERTLDRDCYMSAEEALEWGLIDRVLKRRDLGV, encoded by the coding sequence ATGCAGGACGTGATGCAATACGTACCCATGGTGGTCGAGCAATCCGGCCGCGGCGAGCGGTCCTTCGACATCTATTCGCGGCTGCTGCGCGACCGCATCATCTTCCTGAACGGCGAAGTCAACGACTCGGTGTCGGCGCTGGTCTGCGCCCAGCTGCTGTTCCTGGAATCCGAGAACCCGACCAAGCCCATCCATCTCTACATCAACTCTCCTGGCGGGGTCATCACCAGCGGCCTGGCCATGTACGACACCATGCAGTTCATCACCGCGCCGGTGCACACGCTGTGCATGGGTACGGCGCGCTCCATGGGCTCGTTCCTGCTGATGGCGGGTGAACCCGGCGAACGATGCGCGCTGGCCAATGCCAGCGTGCACGTGCATCAGCCTTTGGGCGGCTTCCAGGGCCAGGCCTCGGACGTGCTCATCCACGCCGAGGAAATGCGCAGGACCAAGGACCGCGTCACGCGCGTCTACGCCCAGCACTGCGGACGCAGCTACGAAGACGTCGAGCGCACACTGGACCGCGACTGCTACATGAGCGCGGAAGAAGCGCTGGAATGGGGCTTGATAGACCGGGTGCTGAAGCGCCGGGACCTGGGCGTCTGA
- a CDS encoding alanyl-tRNA editing protein has protein sequence MHSTRKRFDEDPYLDRCEATVIAVSPEGVELDETVCYARSGGQAGDSGTLTLADGRALALTDTVYAEDRKRILHVLEGDIAPQVGERVSVAIDWPRRHRLMRLHTCLHLLGSLVPAPVTGCNISPDSARIDFDLPESTLDKADLTERLNALIDARTGVSINCITPEELAAQPDLVRTIGAAPPAGTASIRIVEIPGVDRQPCGGTHVANTGEIGAVAVTKIEKKSRTNRRVVVNFA, from the coding sequence ATGCATTCCACCCGCAAGCGTTTCGACGAAGACCCTTATCTGGACCGGTGCGAGGCCACCGTGATCGCGGTCAGCCCCGAGGGCGTCGAACTGGACGAGACCGTCTGCTACGCGCGCAGCGGCGGCCAGGCGGGCGACAGCGGCACGTTGACATTGGCCGACGGCCGCGCACTGGCGCTCACCGACACCGTCTACGCCGAAGACCGCAAGCGCATCCTGCACGTGCTGGAAGGCGACATCGCGCCGCAAGTGGGCGAGCGCGTTTCGGTGGCCATCGACTGGCCGCGGCGCCACCGCCTCATGCGCCTGCATACCTGCCTGCACCTGCTGGGCTCGCTGGTGCCCGCGCCGGTGACCGGCTGCAATATTTCGCCCGATTCCGCCCGCATCGACTTCGACCTGCCCGAATCCACGCTGGACAAGGCCGACCTGACCGAACGCCTGAACGCCCTGATCGACGCCCGTACCGGCGTCAGCATCAACTGCATCACGCCCGAGGAACTGGCCGCGCAACCCGATCTGGTGCGCACCATCGGCGCCGCGCCCCCGGCAGGCACGGCCAGCATACGCATCGTCGAGATCCCCGGCGTGGACCGCCAGCCCTGTGGCGGCACGCACGTGGCCAACACGGGCGAAATCGGCGCCGTAGCAGTCACCAAGATCGAAAAGAAAAGCCGCACGAACCGGCGCGTGGTGGTGAACTTCGCGTAA
- the secF gene encoding protein translocase subunit SecF has translation MEFFRIHRTIPFMRHALVLNIISLVTFLAAVFFIVTRGFHLSIEFTGGTVMEVNYAQTAQLENVRGVVSKLGYTDFQVQNFGTSHDVMIRLPLQEGQTSATQSETVMAALKTADSGVELRRVEFVGPQVGQELLHNGLMALLVVVIGIMVYLGFRFEWKFAVAGVIANLHDVVIILGFFAFFQWEFSLSVLAGVLAVLGYSVNESVVIMDRIRENFRKYRKADVHEVINSAITQTISRTIITHGSTQMMVLAMLFFGGPTLHYFAMALTIGIWFGIYSSVFVAAALAMWLGVKREDLVKPVKKEGEEGEAA, from the coding sequence ATGGAATTTTTCCGTATTCACCGCACCATCCCGTTCATGCGCCACGCGCTGGTGCTGAACATCATCAGTCTCGTCACATTCCTGGCGGCTGTTTTCTTCATCGTCACGCGCGGCTTCCACCTGTCGATCGAATTCACCGGCGGCACGGTCATGGAAGTCAACTACGCTCAGACGGCGCAGCTTGAAAACGTGCGCGGCGTGGTCTCCAAGCTGGGCTACACCGACTTCCAGGTGCAGAACTTCGGCACCTCGCACGACGTCATGATCCGCCTGCCGCTGCAGGAAGGCCAGACCTCGGCCACCCAGAGCGAAACCGTCATGGCCGCGCTGAAGACCGCCGATTCCGGCGTCGAGCTGCGCCGTGTCGAGTTCGTGGGCCCGCAAGTGGGCCAGGAGCTGCTGCACAACGGCCTGATGGCCCTGCTGGTCGTGGTCATCGGCATCATGGTCTACCTGGGCTTCCGCTTCGAATGGAAGTTCGCCGTCGCCGGCGTGATCGCCAACCTCCACGACGTGGTGATCATCCTGGGCTTCTTCGCCTTCTTCCAGTGGGAATTCTCGCTGTCGGTGCTGGCGGGCGTGCTGGCGGTGCTGGGCTACTCCGTGAACGAATCCGTGGTCATCATGGACCGGATCCGCGAAAACTTCCGCAAGTACCGCAAGGCGGACGTGCACGAAGTCATCAACAGCGCCATCACGCAGACCATCTCGCGGACCATCATCACCCACGGTTCCACGCAGATGATGGTGCTGGCCATGCTGTTCTTCGGCGGCCCCACCCTGCACTACTTCGCCATGGCCCTGACCATCGGCATCTGGTTCGGCATCTACTCGTCGGTGTTCGTGGCCGCGGCCCTGGCCATGTGGCTGGGCGTCAAGCGCGAAGACCTGGTCAAGCCGGTCAAGAAGGAAGGCGAGGAAGGCGAAGCCGCCTGA
- a CDS encoding ArsR/SmtB family transcription factor, which yields MLENDIFKALADPTRRAIFEKLATGGMNASALRVGMEISQPAMSQHLSVLRKARLVREEKQGRFVNYEVDPDGLALIAGWLAKYRAYWPARIEALNALLKDMDQ from the coding sequence ATGCTCGAGAACGACATCTTCAAGGCGTTGGCCGATCCGACCCGCCGCGCCATCTTCGAAAAGCTCGCCACCGGCGGCATGAACGCCAGCGCCCTGCGCGTGGGCATGGAGATCAGCCAGCCAGCCATGTCGCAGCACCTTTCCGTGCTGCGCAAGGCGCGCCTGGTGCGCGAGGAAAAACAAGGCCGTTTCGTGAACTATGAAGTCGACCCCGACGGACTCGCGCTCATTGCCGGATGGCTGGCGAAGTACCGCGCCTACTGGCCGGCCCGCATCGAAGCCCTGAACGCCCTGCTCAAGGACATGGACCAATGA
- a CDS encoding phosphatase PAP2 family protein: MNSNPLTPSAAAPVSDAAAGSAPDQFRNPFSALTWVLLGCALALAASACALWVDLPLAVWIKQSVSEGVNESFEWIGELGESGPYIGVALAFYVIGLVGLARGWRNPVRMSYASMARGSLLMLSTMAVGGLVVLVLKRSVARARPELFFEKGIYGLGESFSRAQLYNSFPSSHTYAAFAVAVVLGILAPRWRWVFLLLAALVAMSRLVNLDHYLSDVMTAAGIAVLVGHVLAPRVLGASYQWPLRAPWRWWKK; encoded by the coding sequence ATGAACAGCAACCCCCTGACGCCTTCGGCGGCCGCTCCCGTATCCGACGCCGCGGCCGGTTCCGCGCCCGACCAGTTCCGCAACCCGTTTTCCGCTCTGACCTGGGTGCTGCTGGGCTGCGCGCTGGCGCTGGCCGCCAGCGCCTGCGCGTTATGGGTCGACCTGCCGTTGGCGGTGTGGATCAAGCAGTCGGTGTCCGAAGGCGTGAACGAATCCTTCGAATGGATCGGCGAACTCGGCGAAAGCGGCCCCTATATCGGCGTGGCGCTGGCCTTCTACGTGATCGGCCTGGTCGGCCTGGCGCGCGGCTGGCGCAACCCGGTGCGCATGAGCTACGCCAGCATGGCGCGCGGCAGCCTGCTGATGCTGTCGACCATGGCGGTCGGCGGGCTGGTGGTGCTGGTGCTCAAGCGTTCGGTGGCGCGGGCGCGCCCCGAGCTCTTCTTCGAGAAGGGCATCTACGGGCTGGGCGAGTCTTTCTCCCGTGCCCAGCTGTACAACTCCTTCCCTTCCAGCCACACCTATGCGGCATTTGCCGTGGCGGTGGTGCTGGGCATCCTGGCGCCGCGCTGGCGCTGGGTCTTCCTGCTGCTGGCGGCGCTGGTGGCGATGAGCCGGCTGGTCAACCTGGACCACTATCTGTCGGACGTGATGACGGCCGCGGGTATCGCGGTGCTGGTCGGGCACGTATTGGCGCCCCGGGTGCTGGGCGCCAGCTACCAATGGCCTCTGCGCGCGCCCTGGCGCTGGTGGAAGAAGTAA
- a CDS encoding VOC family protein: MKLVIDHLVIAAADLDSGAEYVAGLLGIAPSGGGAHPRMGTHNRVLGMAGGIYLEVIAIDPQAPAPARPRWFGLDQDAVRARIAQGPYLAHWAARVEAPQDLTRMQAEHPARIPPAIPMERGHLRWRLTVPDDGSLPAWREAGHAAGDGLLPTLIQWDVADYPGVSLPRQDLVLKQLSGSHPQAGLLRQGLAWLGADHLIQLEQTDGPPRLSAQIETADGLKILA, encoded by the coding sequence ATGAAACTCGTCATCGATCACCTCGTCATCGCCGCCGCGGACCTGGACAGCGGCGCCGAATACGTCGCCGGACTGCTCGGCATCGCCCCCTCGGGCGGCGGCGCGCATCCGCGCATGGGCACCCACAACCGGGTGCTGGGCATGGCCGGCGGCATCTACCTTGAAGTCATTGCCATCGATCCGCAGGCCCCGGCGCCTGCGCGGCCGCGCTGGTTCGGGCTCGATCAGGACGCCGTCCGCGCCCGCATCGCCCAGGGCCCCTACCTGGCGCATTGGGCGGCACGGGTCGAAGCGCCGCAGGATCTGACCCGCATGCAGGCCGAGCATCCCGCGCGCATTCCTCCCGCCATCCCCATGGAGCGCGGCCATTTGCGCTGGCGGCTGACGGTGCCGGACGATGGCAGCCTGCCCGCCTGGCGCGAAGCCGGCCACGCGGCTGGCGACGGCCTGCTGCCCACGCTGATCCAGTGGGACGTGGCCGACTACCCCGGCGTCAGCCTGCCGCGCCAGGACCTCGTCCTCAAGCAACTTTCCGGCAGCCATCCGCAGGCCGGACTGCTGCGCCAGGGGCTGGCCTGGCTGGGCGCGGACCACCTGATCCAGCTGGAACAGACTGACGGCCCGCCGCGCCTGAGCGCGCAGATCGAAACAGCCGACGGCCTGAAGATCCTGGCCTGA
- a CDS encoding SRPBCC domain-containing protein translates to MKPTAPQDPPQDIVLEYELDAPPEKVWRAISIPEFREQWLPGRALASAEPADATPAEEIRYRMRDEEPPFLESLVTFQIRPVADGRTLLRIIHALDDARLERRGRLAANDASPFLMRAA, encoded by the coding sequence ATGAAGCCGACCGCGCCGCAAGACCCGCCCCAGGACATCGTGCTCGAATACGAACTCGACGCGCCGCCCGAAAAAGTCTGGCGCGCCATCAGCATCCCCGAATTCCGCGAACAATGGCTGCCTGGACGGGCGCTGGCCAGCGCCGAACCCGCGGACGCGACGCCAGCTGAAGAAATCCGATACCGCATGCGCGACGAGGAACCGCCTTTCCTCGAAAGCCTGGTGACCTTCCAGATCCGGCCCGTCGCCGACGGCCGCACGCTCCTGCGCATCATCCACGCGCTGGACGACGCGCGGCTGGAGCGCCGCGGGCGCCTCGCCGCCAACGACGCCAGCCCCTTCCTCATGCGCGCCGCCTGA